The Leadbettera azotonutricia ZAS-9 genome has a window encoding:
- a CDS encoding Gfo/Idh/MocA family protein, translating into MELRIGVIGTGAIGTEHIERIANKLSGAKVTVVTDVDKPRAEKAAAVCGARIEKDGTGVIASSDVDAVMVTNWGPAHAKSILGSIAAGKMVFCEKPMTTTGADAKKIVDAEIAKGKKFTQVGFMRRYDKGYLQMKEILSSGKTGKPLMIHCAHRNVAKGTEYNTPMSVNDTAIHEIDVLHWLVGDQYVSAQVLFPKQTSLTHKDLRDPQIMILTTESGILIEIEVFVNCQFGYDIKCEVVCERASVELPLASFPSVKQDAKYYTALETDWKYRFIDSYDVEIQDWINNASKGIVKGPSAWDGYLAAVTADALVKAQGSGKIESIATGPCPDFYSC; encoded by the coding sequence ATGGAACTGAGGATAGGAGTTATTGGCACTGGCGCCATCGGGACTGAACACATTGAAAGGATAGCGAACAAACTGTCCGGAGCCAAGGTAACTGTAGTAACCGATGTTGATAAACCCAGGGCCGAAAAAGCCGCTGCGGTTTGCGGCGCCCGTATAGAAAAAGACGGCACTGGGGTGATTGCTTCTTCCGATGTGGATGCGGTTATGGTTACAAACTGGGGTCCTGCCCATGCTAAATCAATCCTGGGCAGCATTGCGGCGGGCAAGATGGTCTTTTGCGAAAAGCCCATGACAACCACAGGCGCGGATGCAAAGAAAATCGTGGATGCGGAAATCGCCAAAGGCAAAAAGTTTACCCAGGTGGGCTTTATGCGCCGTTATGACAAAGGCTATCTCCAGATGAAGGAGATCCTCTCTTCGGGCAAAACCGGCAAGCCATTGATGATACACTGCGCCCATCGTAATGTTGCCAAAGGCACTGAATACAATACCCCAATGTCGGTAAATGACACTGCCATTCACGAGATTGATGTGCTTCATTGGCTTGTAGGGGATCAATATGTTTCTGCCCAGGTGCTCTTTCCGAAACAGACCAGCCTTACCCATAAAGATCTCCGTGATCCGCAGATTATGATCCTCACCACAGAAAGCGGCATACTCATCGAAATAGAAGTTTTTGTGAACTGCCAGTTTGGCTATGATATCAAGTGCGAAGTGGTGTGCGAAAGGGCCAGCGTGGAACTGCCTCTGGCTTCTTTCCCTTCTGTAAAGCAGGATGCAAAATACTACACCGCCCTTGAAACAGACTGGAAGTACCGCTTCATAGATTCCTACGATGTGGAGATACAGGACTGGATCAACAATGCTTCCAAAGGGATTGTAAAAGGCCCCAGCGCCTGGGACGGGTACCTCGCGGCGGTTACGGCCGATGCCCTGGTCAAGGCCCAAGGCTCGGGAAAGATTGAGAGCATAGCCACAGGCCCATGCCCGGATTTCTACTCCTGCTGA
- a CDS encoding FecR family protein, translating to MNYKIFQKSLLAILFAVCAFAIPLFGQNANSGAVIRELSGTVEVKAPGQAAWSPASIGAVLQKDTAISTSFKSTAILAIGNSTLTVKPLTRLTIQELADREGNEEVGLRLQTGRIRAEVNPPAGGKTNFTIRSPSATASVRGTIINLDSFNVSVPEGTIIYLGADGIPAYVGNGQTSYVDSSGRTADPVETANSSLTPDLPIGIESNSSLPPSSGPGIFSNSIIGIGGGFFNPSGPGTGLGAIGGGWIKDSSGDANIRLEW from the coding sequence ATGAATTATAAAATTTTCCAAAAATCCCTGCTGGCAATTTTGTTTGCTGTTTGCGCTTTCGCAATTCCCCTCTTTGGGCAAAATGCAAATTCCGGGGCAGTCATAAGGGAACTGAGCGGCACTGTCGAAGTAAAAGCCCCGGGTCAGGCAGCCTGGTCCCCTGCTTCTATAGGCGCGGTACTCCAAAAAGACACAGCCATTTCGACAAGCTTTAAAAGCACCGCCATTCTGGCTATAGGCAATTCAACCCTCACTGTTAAACCCCTTACCCGCCTTACCATTCAGGAGCTTGCAGACCGGGAGGGCAATGAAGAAGTGGGCCTCCGGCTCCAGACAGGCAGGATCAGGGCGGAGGTTAACCCCCCTGCGGGCGGAAAAACCAACTTTACCATCCGCAGCCCCAGCGCGACAGCGTCCGTACGGGGTACCATTATCAACCTCGACTCTTTTAATGTCTCTGTCCCCGAAGGAACCATTATTTATCTTGGCGCTGATGGTATCCCCGCGTATGTCGGCAATGGCCAGACGAGTTACGTGGATTCTTCCGGAAGAACCGCAGATCCCGTGGAGACAGCGAATTCCAGCCTTACCCCGGATCTCCCTATAGGGATTGAATCGAATTCGAGCCTTCCCCCTTCATCCGGGCCAGGCATTTTCAGCAATTCAATTATTGGCATAGGAGGAGGCTTCTTCAATCCTTCCGGTCCCGGCACGGGCCTTGGGGCAATAGGCGGCGGCTGGATAAAAGACAGTTCCGGTGATGCCAATATAAGACTGGAATGGTAA
- a CDS encoding FeoB-associated Cys-rich membrane protein, producing MKEFLSTNGSTIIVGAIVFAALAFVLIRLIRNLRRGKAGCGCGCSDCTASAGRVPAANSGLPKK from the coding sequence ATGAAGGAATTTTTGAGCACCAATGGATCGACTATTATTGTGGGGGCAATTGTTTTTGCGGCCCTGGCTTTTGTGCTCATCAGGCTGATACGGAATCTGCGCCGGGGTAAAGCAGGCTGCGGCTGCGGGTGTTCCGACTGTACCGCGTCCGCGGGCCGCGTTCCTGCTGCAAACAGCGGCTTGCCTAAAAAATAA
- a CDS encoding FGGY-family carbohydrate kinase has translation MYFCGLDVGTTGVKAIVFDEKGNQISGAYRNYAIKVSPDGTRLLTAGELWGKTKEVFAETAAAFGREIKALCISTFGEAFVAVDKSGKPIFDPMLFTDRWGEKEYFEAEKKTSPEEIARICGLPLSPSYSLSKVLYLKFERPDIYEKIDRILFIEEFIALQFCENSAVDYSAACRTMFFDVRTCAWSDELISRFGLERSHFGDTKPMGTILGTLRQSLCREWNIPENVHVIIGGHDQPVNAIGSGLRDGYAVCSMGTAECITPIIGAMLPEAFTANKGIPSEPLWEKGKFCALAYNQTSGLLVQWFVDNFASNGETPAAFDGKVQPKPSKIMVQPYLMGSGTPYMDSAARLAFIGMDYGTSKYDMYQAILEGLVLDQALNIAVLGEEKIFIKHLIAVGGGSKSRPWLRIKADLLGIPVSVLKVKEAGALGGAILCAAAEGVYGGIEEAACSMSQIKETIEPDWTYQGIYKEKFEAYRALHGHIKSECEFAVKA, from the coding sequence ATGTATTTCTGCGGTTTGGACGTAGGCACTACCGGTGTTAAGGCCATTGTCTTTGACGAAAAAGGGAACCAGATCTCAGGGGCCTATCGCAATTACGCCATCAAGGTAAGCCCCGATGGGACCCGGCTTCTCACCGCAGGGGAATTGTGGGGCAAGACAAAGGAAGTTTTCGCCGAGACCGCTGCTGCATTTGGCAGGGAAATCAAAGCCCTCTGCATCAGCACTTTCGGCGAAGCCTTTGTGGCTGTCGATAAATCGGGGAAGCCAATTTTCGATCCCATGCTCTTTACGGACCGCTGGGGCGAAAAGGAATATTTTGAAGCCGAGAAAAAAACAAGCCCCGAAGAAATAGCCCGGATCTGCGGGCTTCCCTTGTCGCCTTCCTACAGCCTTTCCAAGGTGCTCTACCTTAAATTCGAGCGTCCTGATATTTACGAAAAGATAGACCGCATCCTTTTTATAGAAGAGTTTATCGCCCTTCAATTCTGCGAAAATTCCGCGGTGGATTATTCCGCGGCCTGCCGCACTATGTTCTTCGATGTGCGTACCTGCGCCTGGAGCGATGAATTGATTTCACGCTTCGGCCTGGAACGCAGCCACTTTGGGGATACGAAGCCCATGGGCACCATTCTTGGCACGCTCCGGCAAAGCCTTTGCAGGGAATGGAATATCCCGGAAAATGTCCATGTCATTATCGGGGGCCACGACCAGCCTGTGAACGCCATTGGCTCGGGCCTCCGGGACGGCTATGCGGTCTGCTCCATGGGCACCGCCGAGTGCATTACCCCCATCATAGGCGCTATGCTGCCCGAAGCCTTCACGGCCAACAAGGGCATCCCTTCCGAGCCGCTGTGGGAAAAGGGGAAATTCTGCGCCCTTGCCTATAACCAGACTTCCGGCCTTTTGGTGCAGTGGTTCGTGGATAATTTTGCTTCCAATGGCGAAACCCCTGCGGCCTTCGACGGGAAGGTCCAGCCCAAGCCCTCGAAGATTATGGTGCAGCCCTACCTTATGGGGAGCGGCACGCCCTACATGGATTCAGCGGCCCGGCTTGCGTTCATCGGCATGGATTACGGCACAAGCAAGTACGATATGTACCAGGCAATCCTCGAAGGTCTTGTGCTGGATCAAGCGCTCAATATCGCTGTCCTTGGAGAAGAGAAGATTTTTATAAAGCACCTCATAGCAGTTGGGGGCGGCAGCAAAAGCCGTCCCTGGCTCAGGATTAAAGCCGACCTGTTGGGCATACCGGTCAGCGTTCTCAAGGTCAAGGAGGCCGGCGCCCTGGGAGGGGCTATCCTCTGCGCGGCGGCCGAAGGGGTGTATGGGGGCATAGAGGAAGCTGCCTGTTCCATGTCGCAGATAAAAGAGACTATCGAACCTGACTGGACATATCAGGGTATTTATAAAGAAAAATTCGAAGCCTACCGCGCCCTCCATGGGCACATCAAGTCCGAATGCGAATTTGCGGTAAAAGCGTGA